The genomic stretch GAGTGGCGTAAGCGTGTGGTTGAACTTTGACACCCTGTGAGCATGTGTAGCAATAAACCTTGGCATTGTCGGTTGTAACTTCTTTGCCCAATGGAAAGTATCGAGAAGATTAACACCAAGAATAAGCATGACGATTCCAATGATTAAACTCAAAGCAAAAGTTGCTGATGTATTCAGAGTAAATGCTGATCCAATTACCCCAATCACTCCACCGAGAATAAAAAATGTAATTATTCTACCAACATGGAACATAATCTGCGGCCTAACCTTGTCGCCCTCTTTTGCAAACGTAGCAGACATTGAAAGGACTAGTCCACCAACAACTGCCATACAGGTTGAAAGTGACGCAATGATACCAATCACAAATGATGTGCCGAAGGTTACATTGCCAACTTTCACAAGATTTACAATTCCCATTTTCTGTAACACAACAAAGAGTGCGGCAAAACTGAGAGCAACAGGGACCGCAATCTTGAAATCCCCCCACGTAGCCATGTGCTGCTTTTTTTCAACTGATACAGTGTATCCGTGTGGCTTTAAAGGTAGCGTTAGCTCTTCTGCAATTTGTACTTCAGTCTTGTTACCAAAATCTCCAGTAACTTCGACTGAATGATTTTTAAGACTTGATTTTACATGAGTGATATTAGGTAAATTACCTAGCTCACTTTCAGTCATGAATACACAGGCATTGCAGTGCATACCATGTACATGAAAAGTATATTTTTGTGTTTGTTGTGTAGTCATAGTAATTAGCGACGAGTACGTATTCTCTTATAATTTTTTAGCCTTTATCCGTAGCGAGTTTGATACCACAGAAACTGATGACATAGCCATAGCAAATCCAGCAAATATCGGATTTAATAACCACCCAAAGACGGGATAAAACAAACCAGCAGCAAGTGGAATTCCAACAATGTTATAGATAAACGCCCAGAAGAGGTTCTGCTTAATCCCCCGCATGGTGATCTTCGAGAGTTTAATAGCTTTTACAAGTTTAGAAATATCCCCATGGAGAAGTGTTACACCGGCAGATTCAATTGCCACATCCGTTCCTGTCCCCATGGCGATACCAACATTTGCCTGGGCAAGTGCTGGCGCATCATTCACACCGTCTCCAGCCATTGCTACAATTTTCCCCTGTGCCTGCAGTGCTTTAATTTTATCCATCTTATCCTGCGGCAACACGTGGGCAATTACTTCATCAATTCCAACCTGAGAAGCTATATATTTTGCTGCCTTCTCGTCATCACCAGTAAGCATAATTACTTTTATTCCAAGTTTATGCAGACTCGCAATTGCTTCTTTTGATTCTTTCTTCACCTCATCTGCAACCATAACAAAGCCAAGAAAATCATTTTTGGTGCTTATAAGCACCGGGGTCTTCCCTTCAGACGTATACTGTTCTAATTGATTTTGATCGAATGAAATTTTAAGTTCACGGATCAATTGAGCATTTCCAATAAAATACTCAGTACCGTCAATCACACCTTTGAGACCCTTGCCTTGAATGATTGAGAAGTTTGATGGTTTAACTAAAGATATATTTTTATTTTGTGCATACTGTGTAATTGCGTGTGCAATTGGATGCTCAGATTTACTTTCGAGTGACGAGATAATGCGTATGAAATCATCTTCAGTTAACTGAGACACGTTATGAATATTAACCACCGTAGGTTTACCAATCGTAATAGTACCTGTTTTATCTACCACCACAGTATCCGCCTTATGCAAATGCTCAAGTGACGACGCGTCCTTAATAAGGATTCCATTTCGGGCACCCTTACCAACACCAACAATAATTGCAGTGGGAGTTGCAAGACCCAGAGCACATGGACAAGCTATAACAAGCACACTCACAAACGAGAGAATCCCAAGCGACATCGCTTGTGAAAAACCAATGAATTGAGAGCCGACAGAGAGCCATACCACAAGAGAGATAAACGCAATAACCAGAACGATCGGTACAAAAAAACCAGAGATCTTGTCTGCAAGGGCCTCAATAGGTGCTTTACTCCCTTGTGCCTCTTCAACCATTTTTATAATCTGAGATAACAAAGTTTCTTTGCCAACCTTTTTAGCTTCAAATACAAATGAACCGCTAGTATTGATTGTTCCAGCAACAACAGTGTCACCGTTCTTTTTTTCAATAGGAATCGGCTCACCGGTAACCATTGATTCATCTACAAACGAGTTACCTTCAAGAACCAATCCATCGACAGGGATCTTACTGCCCGGCTTTATAACAATCTTGTCACCATGCACTACTTCATCAATCTTCACCTCAGTTTCTTTACCATCACGAATGACAATGGCTGTTTTTGCTTGGAGATTTAACAATTTTTCAATAGCATCGCCAGTCTTCTTTTTTGATCGTGCCTCAAGATATTTACCAAGTGTTATAAAACCAATAACGACAATAGTGACGTCAAAGTATGTGTACTCAGGAACACGCAGTAATGTACCAAGAGAAGGTAGAAGTGTGACGAGAATGCTATATGTGTATGCAACAAGTGTACCGAGACCGATAAGTGTGTCCATGTTTGCAACTCTGTGTTTCATAAACCTGGTCACCCCTAGCAAATATGGCTTACCGACCCAAAACAACGCAACAGTAGCCAACACCATTGAAATAGTGTTAAAAAGCTCCATCGGAATAGGTAGATTTGGCATCCACGTCGTTGTCCGGGCAAGAATATCCCACATCATGAGACCAAACACTACAAGCGTGACTGGGATTATAAACTCTGTTTTGTGTTTGAGTTCATCTAACTCATTTCCTTTCATTGCTGTATGGTTATGCTCACTATTGATTTGATCTTTTTCAGGTACAAGTGAATATCCAAGTTTACTTATTTCTTCATTCAAGGAATGAACTGAAACCTGACTGTCGTCGTAATCAATTTTAGCCTTTTCATTCCCGTAATTTACGTTGACGGATCGAACATGTGGCAAGGTGGAAAGTTTCTTGGTGATAATTGAGGCGCAACTCGCACAATGCATCCCTTTAACTTTTAAGATTTGTGTAGTCATGGCTATTAGATGTTGTACCAAGCACTTCTAAGTCCCATAAGTGTTTCTAACCCGTTTGAAAGGAACGTCTCGACGGCATTTGCATTATCCAATATCTCCGCTCGGCTTGATTTTAGTCTCGTTTCTTTTGTCATATCTATACCCGCCTCATGATGAGCAATGATGGCATTAAGGAAGCGTATATCAAACGTATCACCCGCAGGACCAAGATTTGCCACAATAGGATCTCTAACCTTTTTTGTGTCCCCGTACCATTCCTTCTTCCATGTGTATAGTTCAGCAATTGCCTTTGGCTCATCGTTTAAAATATTATCCGACAAGATCTTCATTTCTGTTCGGGTGGTATTTTTGCTGAGTTGTTCTGCAAGTAGCATTGCACCACGATGGTGGGAAATCATGGCATTTATATATCTCAAATCAAATGTCCTATCGGCCTGACCCAAACTCATAGAGTTCTTTTCAAACATTGAAGTCTTATATTCTGGAGTAAGGTAGTACCCAAAGACAACACCCAAAACCACACCAACAACTACAAGGCCTGATGCTAAATAGATTGACACTTTCATATTATTTTCTTTTTAAGCGATACACCTTAATAATTTCTTCTGTTGCTTTGGCAGACTTTCCTTCCTTAATTTGATTTACAAGACAATGACTAAGATGATGCTCTAAAAGCTTATCTTCAACATTTGATAAGCCCTGTTTTACAGCAGATGCTTGTGTAATAACATCGATGCAATATGTACCTTTTTCAATCATCTCTTGAAGACCTCGAACTTGACCCTCCATAATTTTGAGATGTCTAACTAATTTTTCTTTTTCTAATTTCATGTGTACACTATATACCCCCCGGGGGGTATATGTCAAATATGGTGGTGTGGATATCGCAACCTTAACACCACAGATACGCGAGGGTGTGTTAATTAAATTATATACGTTGTATATTTCTTTGTTTTCTGTAGTATTCTCCTTGGAATATAAACTCTTTTGAAAGGGAGTGGTCCATGGATAGAATTATGGTTACCGTACCTCAGTTTGGTAACAAAGATGTGCACATTGTCGCAACTGACAGTCAACTTGCCGTATCAGGGTTTAGATCTGGGAGCTTCCGCATACCTGTTAGCAGCAGACATGGTAATTTTTCAAATTCAGATACTGACAAGGCCGATCAACAACTTCTTCTTGAAATCTCTGGGTCGAGAACCGACCGCTTGAATATGAGCATCACTCTGATTCCGAACGAACCAATTTCTGATGAGAGCTTATTTATTTGCCCGTCAGTTATAGAATCAGCACAGATTTCGTTCGTAATAAGTAGTGGCGTTTTAACGGTCAAAGCATCAAGACCAATGAATGGTGTAAATACTGATGAGTTCACCATGCTCACAATACCCCTTCAAAAAGAACCGTCTGCCGTTTGATATAAGCCGTTCTGGATATGGTAATCCGGAACGGCTTATATTATTCCAGGTAACCTATTGACAAAATATATTAATGATGTATTCTATTATTTAGATCCCAAACCGATGTGGCAAGTGGCTTTGTAGAAAAAGTACGTGTTTCATTTCGCACTCTGATTGAAATCAGAGATGCATTTATAATGAGTCACCACTACACACATCGGGTTCTGCTTTCAGAACAGGAATTCCGGCTTCAACAGGAAGCCACTTCCCTTCTGCGACGGAATGGGTGTACATGGGCTGGACGATCGAAGAAATCGATCCGTTCAGAACAAGTACAGTTCGAGACAAAAATGATCCGTGCACCATTCCGTGGTGCATCAAAGGGTCAAACATGAAAGGAGGAAAACTCGAGCAAACAACTCGAGTTTTTTGTTTATTACAGCATACTACTAAAACTTTAATTTAAATTGCATCTTCCCCACACTCACATACAATAGAACCATGAAAACAATAGTATGGATTCTGACAATCTTATTACTAATAATTGCTGCGTTTTATACCCTTAACACATACATATATAACGAAAAGCAAGCTGAGCCGACAGTTGAAAACCATGAGGTACTTTCACTCCGTATAACCCCAATTGGACATGCAACAGCAGTGCTTGAGTGGGAGAATTCACGAATTATTGTTGATCCGGTTGGTACGTCATCAAGACTTATGGGCGCATCATCTACAGATATTGTTCTTGTGACAGACATCCACGGCGACCACCTCAGCACAAGCACATTAGAGAGGATTGTTGGAGAGGCAACACTTATTGTTCCCAAAGCAGTGTATGACCTACTTCCCACCTCCCTTGCATCACGTGCACAAGTTCTACAAAACGATGAAACTACATCAATACAGGGCTTTACCGTCAAAGCAATCCCAATGTATAACCTTCCAGAGTCAGAGGACAGTAGACACACCAAAGGACGAGGAAATGGATATATCATTGAACGCAATGGCTCACATGTATATTTTGCAGGCGACACAGACGGAACACCTGAAATGCGAGCACTTACTAATATAGACATAGCATTTATTCCGATGAACCCTCCATTTACCATGGATATCGAAGAAGCAGCTGATGCGGTATTAGAATTTAAACCTCGTCAGGTATATCCATATCATTATCGCGGACAAGATGGATTAAGTGACGTAAACAAGTTTGCAGATATTGTTCAGAATGCCAATCCAGATATCCAAGTAGTGCTACTTGATTGGTATTCAGGAATATAAATATTGACTTTTTTATATTTCAGTGTATAATATTATTAGAAGTTAGGCTCTCCATCGTGTGATGGAAGAACTCTGACATGGTCCAATTGTGGATAAGGAGTAGTCATGATTTCACTCGTTGTTAAGGCTCAGATCGCCCCTTTATCGTGGCAGGAATTTACCACTCAGTCACCTCCCTTTTCAATTGCACTTGATGGATACGTAAAGGAAGGTCCTCGGTTTAATCCTACGGGTCCTTGGGCAAACTTTAATCACCACGAAGAAGTGTCGAGACTTGAGACCCGAGCAACATGTGCTCAGGTATTAATCGCAGTTCGTTCAGGACTATATTGCACTTTCTGCACCGAATTGTCGTCACCAAAAGCTCACTTATACGTAAATGACTGTGACGAAGATGTCTGTCTATCAGTTTTCATTCTGAAAAATAGTCATCTTGCAATTAACACCATGAATCCTCCACTCAACCGTCTAGTGAGTATGGAAGACATGCTAGATACCACCGGCGGAGCGTATCCGTTTCCCAAAGACCTTGGTACTCTTCAAGAGCTCATGTGGGTGTTTGCCCCGTATCACACGTTCCGTACCAACGGAGGTCTGGACAAACGTGTAGACCACATGTTTGAAGGTATCATCGAAGACGTCGGAAACCGGATCATGGGCTATATCAATGGCAATCCTCACAAAATCGAACTCGATACTCGATTTAAAAAGATCGGTGGTGGGAGTAACTGGACCATGGTAAGAGAAATAGGACCAAATGCCAGAATTGGCGTATATGGGGATAAGATCCAGGCATTTGTATCGGTCAGAGAACGTGGTGAAGGAAGATTTACGTATAGCATTGGCAGATCCTCTCAGTTCGTACCATTTCCTATTCCAAAAATACTAAAGGCACTTAACGAGGCCGAGAAAGCAAAGAAAGGAGATTTACTCGAGGAGACCTGGGGTGGTAGTGACATTATCTCTGGTAGCCCTCGAATCAATGGGAGCATCCTTGATCCAAAGGAGGTAACTCGAATCATTGAAGAAACACTTAAACGCTAAAAAAGAAAATATCGACCACCACAGATTTGTGGTGGTCGATTTTTATTTTCTATCTATCACAGTGCTACTATATTAATATGAACAAATTAGATTGGTTTAAGCTTCTATTCTTAATAGTAGTCTGTCAGTCCGCTGGATTAATCGGTTCACTGGCAACGTACCCAGCAATACCAACTTGGTATACATCCCTTGAAAAACCAGCATTAAATCCCCCATCGTGGGTATTTGCCCCGGTTTGGACGACACTCTTTGTGCTTATGGGAATTGCAGCATTTCTAATCTGGAAAAAAGGACTGGCACGAACTGACGTGAAAGTTGCGCTTACCGTCTTCATTGCACAACTTATCCTAAACACACTCTGGTCAATTATCTTTTTTGGAGCACAAAATACCGGTCTTGCCTTCTTTGAGTTGTCTGTACTGTGGATTGCAATTCTCTGTTCCATTGTTCTCTTTGCAAGAATTTCAAAACCAGCTGCATGGCTACTTCTTCCGTATATACTCTGGGTATCATTTGCAGGATACTTAAACTTTTCAATTTGGTATCTGAACTAGCATATGGCAACACACAGAAGAAGTATTTCGGTTTCAGACAAAATGCAGTCTGATTACACGTATGAAATATCAGAGTTGCCAGGAAAAAATTTTCACCCCGACTTCAAACCAGACCTCACTCCGAAACAAATGCTTGAGCTTGGGGTTTTTGGCGGAAGATACATGAGAGATTGCACAAACGAATTTCCAAAAGATTGGTTTACACACGCAAAATTCCATCCAATTGATCAACCGGGTCACGATCCAGAACTTAATCTATTTAAAGTCGACGCAAGTCAGCCACTTTCAGTGTGGAGAGAAAAAGGTTGGATAAACGAAAAACATGACCCACGTGGATGGTTTCAGTGGTATGCACGATATTTCATCGGACGGAGACTACCTGAAGAGGATGAAAAACAAGTTAAGCGATGGAAAGCAATGCGGAGACATGTTGGTCAGATTAAGAAGAACTGCAGACCTGGAGATATCCACTGTCACACAAAACAGAGACAAGCATTACTGCACTGGGCGTATGATAGTAGGTATCTATAACATAATTAATATATGAAAGGATATATAGCAAATATCGAGAAACTCACTCTTGAAAATGAGGATTTTAGAAAGGTTCTATACACAGCAAAAAACTGCCAACTTGTCCTTATGTGCATCTCTCCTGAAGAAGAGATCGGTGAAGAAATACACGACGTTGATCAATTCTTCCGCATTGAAAATGGAACTGGTACAGCAATAATCAACGGTGTTACACATGAAATTATGGATGGGAGCTCGGTCATTGTCCCGGCTGGCGCAACGCACAATATTATCAATACCGGTGTAACACCATTAAAACTCTATACAATCTACACT from Candidatus Paceibacterota bacterium encodes the following:
- a CDS encoding sulfite exporter TauE/SafE family protein; translated protein: MTTQQTQKYTFHVHGMHCNACVFMTESELGNLPNITHVKSSLKNHSVEVTGDFGNKTEVQIAEELTLPLKPHGYTVSVEKKQHMATWGDFKIAVPVALSFAALFVVLQKMGIVNLVKVGNVTFGTSFVIGIIASLSTCMAVVGGLVLSMSATFAKEGDKVRPQIMFHVGRIITFFILGGVIGVIGSAFTLNTSATFALSLIIGIVMLILGVNLLDTFHWAKKLQPTMPRFIATHAHRVSKFNHTLTPLLVGMATFFLPCGFTQSMQLYTLSTGSFLTGGLTMLAFALGTLPVLALISFSSFSIQKSAKAGVFFKTAGLIVIMFALFNLVNSLVVIGVIPPVFNF
- a CDS encoding heavy metal translocating P-type ATPase, whose translation is MTTQILKVKGMHCASCASIITKKLSTLPHVRSVNVNYGNEKAKIDYDDSQVSVHSLNEEISKLGYSLVPEKDQINSEHNHTAMKGNELDELKHKTEFIIPVTLVVFGLMMWDILARTTTWMPNLPIPMELFNTISMVLATVALFWVGKPYLLGVTRFMKHRVANMDTLIGLGTLVAYTYSILVTLLPSLGTLLRVPEYTYFDVTIVVIGFITLGKYLEARSKKKTGDAIEKLLNLQAKTAIVIRDGKETEVKIDEVVHGDKIVIKPGSKIPVDGLVLEGNSFVDESMVTGEPIPIEKKNGDTVVAGTINTSGSFVFEAKKVGKETLLSQIIKMVEEAQGSKAPIEALADKISGFFVPIVLVIAFISLVVWLSVGSQFIGFSQAMSLGILSFVSVLVIACPCALGLATPTAIIVGVGKGARNGILIKDASSLEHLHKADTVVVDKTGTITIGKPTVVNIHNVSQLTEDDFIRIISSLESKSEHPIAHAITQYAQNKNISLVKPSNFSIIQGKGLKGVIDGTEYFIGNAQLIRELKISFDQNQLEQYTSEGKTPVLISTKNDFLGFVMVADEVKKESKEAIASLHKLGIKVIMLTGDDEKAAKYIASQVGIDEVIAHVLPQDKMDKIKALQAQGKIVAMAGDGVNDAPALAQANVGIAMGTGTDVAIESAGVTLLHGDISKLVKAIKLSKITMRGIKQNLFWAFIYNIVGIPLAAGLFYPVFGWLLNPIFAGFAMAMSSVSVVSNSLRIKAKKL
- a CDS encoding DUF305 domain-containing protein, with protein sequence MKVSIYLASGLVVVGVVLGVVFGYYLTPEYKTSMFEKNSMSLGQADRTFDLRYINAMISHHRGAMLLAEQLSKNTTRTEMKILSDNILNDEPKAIAELYTWKKEWYGDTKKVRDPIVANLGPAGDTFDIRFLNAIIAHHEAGIDMTKETRLKSSRAEILDNANAVETFLSNGLETLMGLRSAWYNI
- a CDS encoding metal-sensitive transcriptional regulator, yielding MKLEKEKLVRHLKIMEGQVRGLQEMIEKGTYCIDVITQASAVKQGLSNVEDKLLEHHLSHCLVNQIKEGKSAKATEEIIKVYRLKRK
- a CDS encoding MBL fold metallo-hydrolase, yielding MKTIVWILTILLLIIAAFYTLNTYIYNEKQAEPTVENHEVLSLRITPIGHATAVLEWENSRIIVDPVGTSSRLMGASSTDIVLVTDIHGDHLSTSTLERIVGEATLIVPKAVYDLLPTSLASRAQVLQNDETTSIQGFTVKAIPMYNLPESEDSRHTKGRGNGYIIERNGSHVYFAGDTDGTPEMRALTNIDIAFIPMNPPFTMDIEEAADAVLEFKPRQVYPYHYRGQDGLSDVNKFADIVQNANPDIQVVLLDWYSGI
- a CDS encoding tryptophan-rich sensory protein, translated to MNKLDWFKLLFLIVVCQSAGLIGSLATYPAIPTWYTSLEKPALNPPSWVFAPVWTTLFVLMGIAAFLIWKKGLARTDVKVALTVFIAQLILNTLWSIIFFGAQNTGLAFFELSVLWIAILCSIVLFARISKPAAWLLLPYILWVSFAGYLNFSIWYLN
- a CDS encoding cupin domain-containing protein — its product is MKGYIANIEKLTLENEDFRKVLYTAKNCQLVLMCISPEEEIGEEIHDVDQFFRIENGTGTAIINGVTHEIMDGSSVIVPAGATHNIINTGVTPLKLYTIYTPPHHKDGIIHRTKLEAESADEHFDGVTTE